The Sebastes fasciatus isolate fSebFas1 chromosome 22, fSebFas1.pri, whole genome shotgun sequence genome includes the window TGAAAGACAAGAACAACTTTTCTACCAACTACCAAATCAATCAATTATCTTGCGGTGAGATGACCCCTGACCTGCAGGAGATGGAGGTGGTCCTCGGTGTGAGAAAGCTGCTCCATCTCACTCCTTTTCCTCTCCAGCTCGGTGATTTCCAGCTCCAGCTCTGCGACGAGTCTCTCCGCTCTCCGCTCTGCTGCCGCCTGCTTCCTCCGGATCATCTCCACCAGCTCGGCCTGACGTCTCTCCAAGGAGCGAAGCAGAGTGGAGAAGACCTCCGTGCTTTCCACTATGTCCCTCTCTGAATTTTCCTGAAGATAATTGgataatgaaaaagaaaaataattgctTAAAGTTCCCCCTCcaatcaaaaatgtgttttgcttacTTTACCTGGATGTTTGACCCTAACTGTACAGAATGATGTATGTGCAGAGTTTGACCCTAGAAaagtgttttcacattcatctgctgaagTCGGAACTcagtttaaaggtcccgtatcgtgctcattttcaggttcatacttgtattttgtgtttctactagaacatgtttacatcctgtcatgttaaaaaaaacctttattttcctcatactgtcagcctgaatatacctgtatttatcctctgtctgaaacgctccggtttagtgcatttcaacggaattgcaacggaattacgttgctaagcaacattttgggtccatgtttacttcatgtcggctgatgttatttacagaCACTGCAACAGGATGTCAACTGGGAcctatttagaatgtttaagtttaaaaccatgtaataatctatatattgtatatttgtgacatcacaaatggacagaaatcctaacggttTGTTTccaacgcacaatttctgaatacgggctgtgtgtatttgtccttatattgagcgttttgatagtttaacagtatttatgaagcacttaaacctgctttataatataaaagacatgataatctcactttttacaatatgtgacctttaagacgTGGACGTACAAGCaggattttgtgacatcacaactagtATGGAAGCCAATCACGGTCCAGTATGCAAATTACAcaagtgtgatgtggaaacttAAAACCTCCAGTGCACatacactgaaaatgaactttACAGTGAAGTAGTTAAGTTAGTTACGAAATgaaatatattttcatattcatagtttctggatttttttttaacccatttgtgcccaaagactagatttagtatgataagaaaaaataacaaaacatttgttCCGATCTGTCAAAAGTCATGGAATTTGGTACGGACATACTTTATggaagtatctaacagtacatcTTTGAATTTTGAATCACATGAAGAATCTAACTTTTATTGATAGTCAAAGGAAAACTGCatatgtgcatatctttgatattcaacattgtgctccttgtagtttctgagatacagacattttcttatcatactatgtctaatatttgggcacatgggattactgtttttttcataaaatatggagTAACATATGGAGTCTATCGCAAGAACAGTATAGTCCCATCATGTGCCTGAATACTAAATACattatgataagaaaaactcacttttcgtTTGGTTTCTCACAAACCAAACAGTTTGACcgatttttaaaatgtcttcacttaggcaagcccagagaacacttccaccgAAGGAAATTAAAAACTTCAGTTGCGGGCACAAATGAGGGAGAAGGAGTAGGTGTAGTTTCAGGAATTTTCAACAAACTTATTGAAagaatattttcatgtttttcatgTCTGAAGGGGACCTTTAAATAGAAGTAATATTTACAACAAGTGATCCTCATAGCAGTGGGAGTAGTACTTGTATAAGTAGATATAAATAGATTCCAAGCAGAATAaagatatattaatatatatttttagatgtattgggattattattatagttgtACCAGTCTGCTTTGCACACACTGCACTTTAACTGCTGCTTCAATGGCCCAATTTCCCAACAGGAAACGTTCAGTTAAGCTGTTCTGACTCACTTTGCTGAGCTCCACAGAGTGTTTGATCTCCTCCACTTTCTGCAGCCGGTCCTGGATCATCTGCTGAACATCAGCCTCGATCCTTTTCATCTGAGCCTGAACATCAGCACaggaaccaaaaccaaaactaagTCCAAAGGCTGCCAATGTATTTGATGGGATGATGGCACAATGATGATGAGGACCTCACCTTCTTCTCCTGACTCTCTCGCTCCACGGGGACGGTGTCGTGACAGCGGTGGTCGGTCTCGgtgcacagcacacacacacacctctggtCGCTCCTGCAGAACAGCTCCAGGAGCCTCTGGTGCCTTTTACACATCCGGGTCTCCAGCGTCGCCATGGGTTCAGTCAGCTTGTGAATCTTCAAGGTGGCGACTCTCAGGTGTGGCTCCAGGTGACCCTCGCAGTACGAGGtcagacacaccaggcaggacttcagggccttcGTTCGCTTCCCCACGCACACGTCGCAATGTATGAATTGTCCCGCCACTGACATCACACCGTTCTGCCTTCTCGCTCGGATCTGCTCTGACATTTCCTTGGCGAAGGAGTTCTCGCAGAGCTCTGGGCGGCCCTCGAAGGCCGTCTGACATTTGGGACAGCTGACGGCGAGGCTGTCGTCCCAGTGGGATGTGATGCAGGTGAAGCAGAAGCTGTGGCCGCAGGGGATGGAGACGGGCTCAGAGAAAACCTCCTGACAGATGCAACACTGAAACTGCACCTCTGACAGGAGAACGCTAGGGGAGGCCATGAcctctgaaaaaaagaaagaagattGGCGTTAATTGGTTAcgaataagaaataaatcatttacAGTCTGAGTCACAGAGGGAGCTTTTGTCTTTATTGTCCTCAATGAAGGCATTGTAAGTACTTTTATTACAGCTAGAAACATCTGAACTTCCTGATCATTAACTTTAAACAATTCAAAGCACACTGGCCAAAGTCCAGCCGCACAGTCACAaatcagtgtctctctctctctctgtaagcTTAGCTTGAAACACGGATTGAATACATCAATTAAAATCCAAAGACTAACATACATCAACCTGCAAGTTTTAAAGTATCACACTGCCATAATTCACTGCACACCGCACTCTGGGATGAAGACTAATGGCTTCAAATATTAGTCCCTCTTATATTCCATTTAACCTGCCTGACACATAATCAAAACTGAGAAAtgattgtatttgttttaatcagAACGCTAACACATACCcatctgttattttgtcttgGTCCTACCTTGTTGCTGAATGTGAAACGTGACCCCTGAGTAAGCAAATGCAAACACTGGCACTGCGGTTGTGAAGCCAAAGTCCTCGCCGGTTTCGATATTAACCACTCCCTCTGGGAGGTGTTTTTCCCTCCAGAGCTTTTCAACCACCATGTTGTTCCAGGGTGGGAGGAGTAATGCCTAGATCAGGTGCCTTACTGGGTTTGCATTGTGTAGAAATcctttgtattgtattatagaATAGAattgtatttgtattgttttgcaTTGGACTGAGCAACAACAAGGAAGTACTTGAATAAAGCTCAGTCACATTCATCACTTCACAAATCCAAGGCTGTTTGTTTCAAATGGACAGAAACATACtttatatattcacacacattATCACAATActataacaataacaaatgaacaatgccaaacaaattataaaacTATTACAGAAAAGATCTTAAGAATAGTAGATTTGTTTTGCGAATGATCCCTGCTGCTATTACACCTTTACATGAAGTACAGGAAGTGAAGTTGTATAAAGTTATTTCAAaacctaaaataaaaacaaaataataaataaaaaaatatatataaatcctgGATCAAGTGAGCTCTACTTGACCATCATGAGTCCGAAAATACATGCTACACACTTGAGgcgtaaaaaaagaaagtaaaacaataaagggtaacacttcatttacaGGTcatcaaatttcatggtaattaaaggggacatatcatgctcattttcaggttcatgcttgtattttgggtttcaactagaacatgtttacatgcattaatgataaaaaaaacacataatttttctcatactgactgtctgaatatacctgtattcacactctgtctgaaacgctccattttagtgcattttaacggaatggcaacggaacaGCTGTTgcattgcgttgctaggcaacagctttggtccatgtttacatcctgtcagttgatgtcattcatatacattgcaacaagaaataaactgggacacatttagtatgtttacgtttaaaaagtgaaacggtgtaaatattgtagatttgtgacatcacaaatgaacagaaatcctgacggcttgtttcaaacgcacagtttctgaatacgggctgtgtgtatttctccatggattgagtgttttgatactttcacagtattgatatatcacttaaacctgctttataatataaacaacatgaaaatctcactttttacaatatgggactgTTAGAATCCCCGAGCGGTCATGGAGGAAATGAGGATCAGTCTGGATGGCATTTCAGCATAGAagcatttattttccttttcacaCCCGTCACACATGTTGCCTCCACCGTAGTATTCCCCCAAATGGACCCAAACTCATGGTTTTTATACTCCCCTCAATTGGCCCACACCATTTCCAAAACACAACACCACaccaatatacaaaaatatCCACATTTATGTACATAAAGCCATTTCCCACATATAAATCctcttaataaatacatacacacctAACTATCTTCAATAAATATCCATAAACATTACCCtttcacaaatacacacaaaacagtCCCGCCGAACTTCCCTCCACCCACTTCCCACTGGTTTCGCCCTCCCGGAACTATTAATAGGGCGCGAGTCCCCGGGGATCTCTTTCACCCGCGCACCTTGGGAAACGGAAACCGGCAGAAGTAAGTTTGGCatgttattgactgttttaattaattaatacctcTGTGTGTTCATTAAGTGTATTCAATAATCCATATGTCTAGTAATTATAgttaaacatacacacaaaatactATATTACTCCCGTAACGGCGAGCCGTCGTTACAgggacctttaagtgacaattagcaagtaacctattttagaaatttctttggaattactgccaaattaccccaatatttacctcaaaatttatcgaaagttactttattataaacattatttaataaatttaTTCCGcaatttcccaatagctggtaattaaTGATATTATAAAAATTGTGAATGGTAGGGAAACAACTTCAAAAAGATcctggaaaaaacaacaacatacttCTTAAGAAATTCTGTTTTCTCTTTACAAAATGACCAGTGCAATCCAAAGTTGCAGTGTGATTGGCGCATGTATTGAATCATTTACTAAGAGTGTAAAACGgtaatagtatgttgaaatgtTTTGTGTAGTAACTGCTAAATCAATATAATATGATGATTGATGATGGAGTAGGGATGTCTTAAAACTATCTGtcaaactagaagtgcactcggagagcgcagacctccgccaaggcggGTTTCATGTAAGTCGCTGCCCCCCCCTGGATcgctaatggattgttcattgtgccacaccccacccctttgaaaaatttcattcagATCGgttgcggacttttggagtaatcctgctaacggacaaaccagCAAACCAACAatcaaaccaacgccggtgaaaacacaacctccttcctaggccctTTGGCCTTGACAGAGGTAACTACATTTCATtggaatttgattttttttcccaagtctaaataacttaaaaaaaaaatgtttttgcatgGCAGATCCATTCTCTCATTTTTATCTCGTCTTTCGTCCACTGGTCTCATGTCTCATCAGTCTTCCGAATCTTCAGGGATAATGACTGTGGCGACAATCCATATCGTCTGAAgagctagatttaaaaaaaccaaaacaaaaaacaaaaaaaacattcacaaacaacagaaaaaaatgttatgACAGAGCAAAATTATTTGAATTAAGTGAATACAAACTAGTCATGACATGTGAAAATAATGAACCAAAGCAGCAGTTAGTCTCACCTCCATCAACATACTCTCCATGTCCGACTCTGACAGCCGAACAGATGACTTTAATCCGACGTTCAATCCGACAACATAATCtgttgacacaaaaacagaaaataaaacacacgaTAATAGAGATGGATGATGTAttgcattaatatagcagagtaTTCAAGATCATTTTGAATATAATAACCATAAAACTATACTTGCTTCAGTTTTTACAATTAGTTACtatgattaatatatataataatatacagtatataacacagTATGAACACAAATTTTATTCTTACATAAATTGATGACATATAAAATGATTGTACTGtagccttaaaaaaaaaacgtttgacatCTACTCTGTACACGCTACtactttaaaaacatttaaaatctttttatttatttatataattgtgAAGCAGATTTATTTTCTGGTTTTAAGTGAATGTAAGGAAGAGCAGTCTGTTTTAGCAACAGTTAAAGTAGATCCAAACATTATAACAAATACAAGAAACATaagttaaaaaaattatatagctgtgattaattaattaaaattaaatgtatataCTTACGAGGCCCTTTTGTTGTAGGACGCAGAGTTGAAGGAGTTTTGGCAAGATGGTGTTTGTTTACATGGAAAGAGGAATATATTAAGATGAACTGATTGTTGATAACTCTTGAAAATGTGATATAGAAATGTATCTATAGTGTAATATAAACTTTAGTTTGAATTAAGTGAAGCTTTTGTTGCTGCAAACTGTTAGTTAATACAACTACATTGTAACTAAGCTCGTAAACCATATCTATATTAGGCTAGCTATTCAAATGTATATTTCATCATATAGTATATTCTTGTGTGAAACAGTCTTATGACTGcttaaaaacacattcattaAGTGACATATCTCACCAGTGGCTGCAGTAATGTTTACTCCTCTGCTTCTGACGCTCTCAAACACAGAGAAGAGAGTGAATGTGTATTTAGTTCCAGCAGTGAGAGATGAGACTGTGTGAATTACTGGTCCATCTCCATCTGGTGCAGTGATGTTTATCTCTGAACCATTAAACTGGAGCATAAAGCTGACATTGTTGTTCACTTTATTCCACTGCAGAGTGATACTGGTCTCATTTTGTCCTGTTGATCTGAAGCTTTCTGCGTTCGGAGGAGCTGAGACGGAAAAAGAGAAGGGGATGATATTATCAaaaaagtatgtaaaaaaatattcattcacCAACTGGCTGTCAAAGTTGCTTCATTTTGCATCCCATTTTTAGatggagctcctgaggcgattctactttcaaattatgctagctttccaacatcgtcgatcCCATCTTTAACCGAATCACTGTGTGAGTGTATTGGACGAGACAGCTGTAATGAACAATAAATGAGGAACTCAAAAATGAAAAGCCCTTTAAAGGGATAATTCAGGTGTtatgaagtggggttgtatgaggcacttatccgtagtcggtgtattacctaaagtagatgacggtcggcacgcaaccagcttggagaagcagacaggagttacagaatggaaccaaagcaatgtactactgtggacgggggcggcagcaaaacttattttagacacctaaaagaaaggctcgcctaaaaaaatcaatctcagtttaagtgtacgctatatttgaaatattttcaccgctttaccttccCTTCAGACAGCcgtttccgatggggaactgaagccgctggatccatctatgctctcatcAAAGACAAATTCGCCAAAttgacaaataaaaacagtaattttacctcgcagaacctgagggttgctggtctaccgctgcctcgattttttttttctgtattgttgtgtgactttggtgaatccaaactaaccaaagtctcgacataacacaaacaaactaaccgatggaggcaGCGGCAGACCAGCACCTCCCGTGTTCTGccaggtaaaattacagttttttcaatggagCCTGGTGACTTTGGCGAAAGCAtcgataacggcttcagttcggaaacatagactgtatagctgtctcacggcaaggtaaaccggcgaaaatattctaaatattgtgtacaattaaactgatattttttttttggtgggcctttcttttaggtggctaaaatatttttttttgctgcccccgtccacaggaggacattgctttgcttctgtgctactgtaggtaatacactgactatggatacgtacctcatacaaccccattacaaaacacccaaactatccctttaagttggATTACGACAAGAAAATTAAGGAGTTTAATGTGTTGGCTAATAAAGTACTCGATTTAAAATTCATATACTGTGTAAGTAGAGGAGCTGAACATTTAGTGACACAATGGCAGAgagcaaatacattttagttttaCACTGTCACACTGAAAATAACGTGATGGCTCACTGAGTTACAACAGTGCATCTTTTTGAAATCGTATATCTTACCAGTGATTGCAGCGATGTTTACTCCTCTGCTTCTGATGCTCTCAAACACAGAGAAGAGAGTGAATGTGTATTTAGTTCCAGCAGTGAGAGATGAGACTGTGTGAGTTACTGGTCCATCTCCATCTGGTGCAGTGATGTTTATCTCTGAACCATTAAACTGGAGAATAAAGCTGACATTGTTGTTCACTTTATTCCACTGCAGAGTGATTCTGGTCTCATTATGTCCTGCTGATTTGAAGCTTCCTGCGTTCGGAGGAGCTGAGacggaaaaaataaattaattttatgaACTCAAACCCTCTGGGTGATATAATGATTCATTTTGCATTCCCACATGAAAATTAATGCTCAGAATGAGGTGTTTCATTTAGAAAGCATTATGTTTTTGAATCCAAGTGTCACATTTTATAcagaattttaaaaaatcacacagCATTTGAGACCAGAGGCgtactaaaaaaaaatactattggAACTTAAACAAAACTCAAATTTGATCTTTCTGgttgaaaataacattttactgtgtaggtcaggggtcagcaacctttactatcaaaagagccattttaggcaaaaaacaaaaaaaaatctgtctggagccgcaaaatatttgagcattgtgatgaaggtaacacagcttatagtctaagtatatagtatataagtctaatgcagtgagggccaaagtgcaaatgtactacagagtattagggtcacattgagggaaaacatctgagatttccagaataaagtcataatattacgagaaaagaagttgtaatattacgagaataaagtcctaactttacaagaaaaaagtcgtaatataacgaaaataaagtcataactttgagAAAAcactcataatattacgagaaaaaaagaaaataacacgtaaaattactactttataatattatgactttattctcataatactacgacttttttcctcgtaaacctttgactttattctcgtaatattatgactttattttcgaaatctctgatttattttttttcctcaatgtggccctaatactctgtcattttaaaaatccacagggagcccctggagaggggctaaagagccgcatgtggctccggagccgcaggttgctgacccctggtgtaGGTGAATACCGTATTAAGTTAAATTTGAGTGCAGATTCAGTGAGTGAATATTATACCCATCAAATCATTTGCTATACTCAATAGTAATGAAGTAAAGTATCTCACCAGTGGCTGCAGCAATGTTTACTCCTCTGCTTCTGACGCTCTCAAACACAGAGAAGAGAGTGAATGTGTATTTAGTTCCAGCAGTGAGAGATGAGACTGTGTGAGTTACTGGTCCATCTCCATCTGGTGCAGTGATGTTTATCTCTGAACCATTAAACTGGAGAATAAAGTTGACGTAGTTGCCCACTTTATTCCACTGCATACTGATAATGGTCACATTTTCACTTGTTGATATTGAGCGTCCTGCGTTTTGAGGAATTGAGAAAGGAAAAGGAGCCGTGAGAAATTGTATTAACAAAGGACTGTCAGTAAAAGTGTCAATGATCCTTTTGGCTGGTTGAAGATGATCCATTTTGCATCCCTACGTGCAAATGTATGCACACAATGGGTGAAAAAAAGTGCAACCGGTGTTTGAATTAGAAAGCGTTTTGTTTGTGAATCCAAGTGTCAGATTTTAAACAGAACTTAAACAGATCACACAGCATTTGAGACCAAAGACGTACTAAAAAAAAGTAACTTGAAGGACTCTCAAATTTGATCTTTTTGGCTGAATATAACATTTTACTGTGTAGGCGAATACAGTACTATGTTAAATGTAAATGCAGATTCAGTGAGTGAATAGTATAATATCAAACATATTCTGGTTTTACTGTAGTGTTGAGTCCTAACTTGAGTCTATACTGCATAGAAAGTAAGTCAAGTATCTTAACAATGGCTGCAGTAATGTTTACTCCACTGCTTCTGACGCTCTCAGGCTGTGTGAGTTACTAGTCCATCTCCAAATGGTGCAGTGATGTTAGTCTCTTTACCATTAAACTGGAGAATAAAGCCGACATTGTTCTTCACTTTATTCCACTGCAGAGTGATTCTGGTCTCATTTTGTCCTGTTGATCTGAAGCTTTCTGCGTTTCGAGGAGCTGAGACAGAAAAGGAGCAGTGAATGAATTTatcaaaataatacatttctttaaaaCTGACCTTTGTTCTCTAAAATCTTTATAGTGATTCCCTTATTTACGTCCCAGATGAATGAAATCTGGCGTTGCGTATAAGGAACATAAGAAGTGAGACAGTCTACAACTCCTGGATTaaattttcatgttttaaataTGACAAATAGCATTTTTGTTTAGTAAGAGATCTGatcaataatttaaaaaaaagaatcaaaaggagttttaaatgtgatatttttactttgtttaaaaGCACATACTGTGTATGCTGTGAAGTGGGACATTAAATGAGGAAATATAATGACcagcaaataaatacatgttcaTTTTACACTGGTGTGAAAAGCAGATGATGGTTTGATAGGCAGCTACAGTGTAAAATAATGAAGTCAAGTATCTCACCAGTGACTGCAGCAATGTTTACTCCTCTGCTTCTGACGCTCTCAAACACAGAGAAGAGAGTGAATGTGTATTTAGTTCCAGCAGTGAGAGATGAGACTGTGTGAGTTACTGGTCCATCTCCATCTGGTGCAGTGATGTTTATCTCTGAACCATTAAACTGGAGAATAAAGCTGACATTGTTGTTCACTTTATTCCACTGCAGAGTGATTCTGGTCTCATTTTGTCCTGTTGATCTGAAGCTTTCTGCATTTGGAGGAgctgagaaagaaaaacattattGACAAAGTGTATTAAAAGTATAATATGCAggaattttctaaaaaaaacaactctcatTCATCAAGTGAATATTATACCCATCAAATCATTTGCTATACTCAATAGTAATTAAGTAAAGTATCTCACCAGTGGCTGCAGTAATGTTTACTCCTCTGCTTCTGACGCTCTCAAACACAGAGAAGAGAGTGAATGTGTATTTAGTTCCAGCAGTGAGAGATGAGACTGTTTGAGTTACTGGTCCATCTCCATCTGGTGCAGTGATGTTTATCTCTGAACCATTAAACTGGAGAATAAAGCCGACATTGTTGTTCACTTTATTCCACTGCAGAGTGATACTGGTCTCATCCTGTTCTGTTGATCTGAAGCTTTCTGCATTTGGAGAAGCTGAGACAGAAAAACAGCATTGAGAAACTGTATTGAAAGTATAATAGACAGGAAttttctaaaaaacaatgtatgacTGATAGAAAAAATGCCCCTCTAAATCATCACTTATGCGCCACTAGAAATGTTTGGTGGTGTGTGCATCTatagagaccctgcagccctctgcctgtatttagtctttacttattattttgctgtgttcgggactCTTCTGGGCGTCAGCGAACATCCTTTGAGACccacgtgggggtgtaaccCCTAACCAATAGATGCTCGTtgggtgtgcagcccgttcaagtcgtcaaatactgccactttgtcacgcccctccgCGTCTGATTCTGACGCACAAGTCCCACTTTGGCTCTGTCAGATACAAAGCAGCCGTATTTGACAGATAGGAACgggttgtgtgtttttatgtgcatgtgcTCCAGTGTTCCCActgttcctctgtctctgtctgtagtTCGACTGAGAGCAGCGCTGAGTCACATTCATAGCGTACAGGATGAAGTCTGCCCTTCGGCTGCgttcattcaaaatccggcaaCTCGGCACCTTCCCGTAGGGTGATGCGTACttaggtgtttatttatttgtgctttagaacgcaACTattgtgaaacaatcagaaaataacgctttatttctctgattcactgctttgttctcactaacgctgctccctctcttcattcattcTATAGCTCATTCAACCAtcgttgctctctctctccctcgctcacTTATTGAGCCAACCAGTGGCCAACTTTGACTGccgtgtgtttacaaacagcaaaaaacaaatgtaacatattatttctttaacgaAGGACTGTAAGTAAAAGTCTCAATGTTCCTACTGGCACTGACAAGTGCAGTGAAAATCAGATGATGGCTAGCTAAGGAGATACAGTGCATAGAAATATAGTGACATATCTCACCAGTGGCTGCAGCAATGTTTACTCCTCTGCTTCTGACGCTCTCAAACACAGAGAAGAGAGTGAATGTGTATTTAGTTCCAGCAGTGAGAGATGAGACTGTGTGAGTTACTGGTCCATCTCCATCTGGTGCAGTGATGTTTATCTCTGAACCATTAAACTGGAGAATAAAGCTGACATTGTTGTTCACTTTATTCCACTGCAGAGTGATTCTGGTCTCATTTTGTCCTGTTGATCTGAAGCTTTCTGCATTTGGAGGAgctgagaaagaaaaacattattGACAAAGTGTATTAAAAGTATAATATGCAggaattttctaaaaaaaacaactctcatTCATCAAGT containing:
- the LOC141760750 gene encoding E3 ubiquitin-protein ligase TRIM39-like isoform X1, with translation MVVEKLWREKHLPEGVVNIETGEDFGFTTAVPVFAFAYSGVTFHIQQQEVMASPSVLLSEVQFQCCICQEVFSEPVSIPCGHSFCFTCITSHWDDSLAVSCPKCQTAFEGRPELCENSFAKEMSEQIRARRQNGVMSVAGQFIHCDVCVGKRTKALKSCLVCLTSYCEGHLEPHLRVATLKIHKLTEPMATLETRMCKRHQRLLELFCRSDQRCVCVLCTETDHRCHDTVPVERESQEKKAQMKRIEADVQQMIQDRLQKVEEIKHSVELSKENSERDIVESTEVFSTLLRSLERRQAELVEMIRRKQAAAERRAERLVAELELEITELERKRSEMEQLSHTEDHLHLLQRFPALSCPPSAKACSDIIVHSVTCLGTVRRAVAGIEQQLQSALKKLSIQEHEKMQQYAVDVHLDPRTANPWLVLSEDGRRICDGDVEQNLVDTPERFDMAPCVLATRGFTTGRHYWEVDVGDKTAWDLGVARHSVDRKGVVTLSPEDGYWTICMRKGCEYRACAVQAELLCLSQRPQVVGVFLDHEDGTVSFYDVEAKSHIYSFTQFHFTEAIFPFFNPDMCDSGSNKSPLIIRPVGGVNGGGDLDDITI
- the LOC141760750 gene encoding E3 ubiquitin-protein ligase TRIM39-like isoform X2; translation: MEVMASPSVLLSEVQFQCCICQEVFSEPVSIPCGHSFCFTCITSHWDDSLAVSCPKCQTAFEGRPELCENSFAKEMSEQIRARRQNGVMSVAGQFIHCDVCVGKRTKALKSCLVCLTSYCEGHLEPHLRVATLKIHKLTEPMATLETRMCKRHQRLLELFCRSDQRCVCVLCTETDHRCHDTVPVERESQEKKAQMKRIEADVQQMIQDRLQKVEEIKHSVELSKENSERDIVESTEVFSTLLRSLERRQAELVEMIRRKQAAAERRAERLVAELELEITELERKRSEMEQLSHTEDHLHLLQRFPALSCPPSAKACSDIIVHSVTCLGTVRRAVAGIEQQLQSALKKLSIQEHEKMQQYAVDVHLDPRTANPWLVLSEDGRRICDGDVEQNLVDTPERFDMAPCVLATRGFTTGRHYWEVDVGDKTAWDLGVARHSVDRKGVVTLSPEDGYWTICMRKGCEYRACAVQAELLCLSQRPQVVGVFLDHEDGTVSFYDVEAKSHIYSFTQFHFTEAIFPFFNPDMCDSGSNKSPLIIRPVGGVNGGGDLDDITI
- the LOC141760750 gene encoding E3 ubiquitin-protein ligase TRIM39-like isoform X3; translation: MASPSVLLSEVQFQCCICQEVFSEPVSIPCGHSFCFTCITSHWDDSLAVSCPKCQTAFEGRPELCENSFAKEMSEQIRARRQNGVMSVAGQFIHCDVCVGKRTKALKSCLVCLTSYCEGHLEPHLRVATLKIHKLTEPMATLETRMCKRHQRLLELFCRSDQRCVCVLCTETDHRCHDTVPVERESQEKKAQMKRIEADVQQMIQDRLQKVEEIKHSVELSKENSERDIVESTEVFSTLLRSLERRQAELVEMIRRKQAAAERRAERLVAELELEITELERKRSEMEQLSHTEDHLHLLQRFPALSCPPSAKACSDIIVHSVTCLGTVRRAVAGIEQQLQSALKKLSIQEHEKMQQYAVDVHLDPRTANPWLVLSEDGRRICDGDVEQNLVDTPERFDMAPCVLATRGFTTGRHYWEVDVGDKTAWDLGVARHSVDRKGVVTLSPEDGYWTICMRKGCEYRACAVQAELLCLSQRPQVVGVFLDHEDGTVSFYDVEAKSHIYSFTQFHFTEAIFPFFNPDMCDSGSNKSPLIIRPVGGVNGGGDLDDITI